Below is a genomic region from Citrobacter telavivensis.
ATCCAGCGGCGTCTCTTTCGATTTATAGATAGCCAGTTGGCCTTCGATAATCGCCGCCAGCTGTTCGCGGATCTCATTAAACTCTTCGTACTCTAAGTCCGGCGGAAGTTCCCCGGTAACCTCTTCATCGCGCAGCGCCATCTCTTCGTCGCGCATATCCAGCAGACGATCGGCATTGGCATAGGTCAGCGCCCACGGCTCGTCAAAATAGGTCTGTACCGACTGACGTAAGCGCTGGGCAAAAACGCGGTTTTTATCCATATCGATGGCAGTACGGATAAATTTATGAACATGGCGGTCATAGCCGATCCACAGATCGATCGACTGCTGGCCCCAACTGATAATACGATCCAGCTTGCTTTGCAGGTCAAACACCAGCCTGTCAACAAAATGCAGATCGTCATGGGCCAGCGTCGCATCCTGAATGCGCAGCAGATTGGCCTGTAATTTATCGCCTGCCGCTTCCAGCGTATCCTGCAACTCGCGCAGGGTGCCGGACGTTTCCGAGAGTAACAGCTCACAGCTCGAAATCGCCGCGCGCCAGTCTTTATTCAACAGCTGCGCGATATCATCTTTCACCTGCTGCTGCTGTTCATCCATGATGCGCTGAGTCAGATCGATACTGTCGAAAATCTCTGCCACCGAATACTTGAGCGGCGCATAGACGTTGCGGTGCCAATGGAACTCATCGCCGCCCTCATCGGCGGCATCCGCCGCGCGTTTGAGTTCACCCGCGACTATCGACAACTGCATCGACAAACGCAGTGTGGAAAATTCACGTTGGCGAATATAGTAATCCGTAATGCCAATGCCGAGCGGCGTCAGGCGATAAATCGCGTTCCCTTCTGCCTGCTCACTGGTAAAGCGGTTCAGCAGACGTTGACGCACCATATCGTTGATCGCATTGTTCGCGCGCACGCCAATGGTTTCGCTGGTTTGCTCAAACGCATCACTTACATGGCGGAACGCGTCCACCAGTTCGCC
It encodes:
- the mukF gene encoding chromosome partition protein MukF, which codes for MSEFSQTVPELVAWARKNDFTISLPVDRLSFLLAVATLNGERLDGEMSEGELVDAFRHVSDAFEQTSETIGVRANNAINDMVRQRLLNRFTSEQAEGNAIYRLTPLGIGITDYYIRQREFSTLRLSMQLSIVAGELKRAADAADEGGDEFHWHRNVYAPLKYSVAEIFDSIDLTQRIMDEQQQQVKDDIAQLLNKDWRAAISSCELLLSETSGTLRELQDTLEAAGDKLQANLLRIQDATLAHDDLHFVDRLVFDLQSKLDRIISWGQQSIDLWIGYDRHVHKFIRTAIDMDKNRVFAQRLRQSVQTYFDEPWALTYANADRLLDMRDEEMALRDEEVTGELPPDLEYEEFNEIREQLAAIIEGQLAIYKSKETPLDLGLVVREYLAQYPRARHFDVARIVIDQAVRLGVAQADFTGLPAKWQPINDYGAKVQAHVIDKY